A stretch of the Pan troglodytes isolate AG18354 chromosome 20, NHGRI_mPanTro3-v2.0_pri, whole genome shotgun sequence genome encodes the following:
- the LOC107969584 gene encoding zinc finger protein 781 isoform X1: protein MQRNAMYLKNVAETACNFQLTQYQISHANQKPYECQICGKPFRKRAHLTQHNRIHTGGKPYECKECGKVFICCSTLIQHKRTHTSEKPYECLECRKTFRRSAHLIRHQRIHTGEKPYKCKQCWKAFASVSDLIDIGKFTLMRDFTNVQNVGRHLTIAQLLFSIREFTLVRSPLNVRNVAKHSIIAQHLFNTRELILMRNLMNVRNVKRLLGKVHILLNIKEFILVRNHMSVRNVGRLSLVFLILIDIREFTLVKNPMNVKNVVELLTIVQLLFNTREFTLVRRLMNVSSVGRFLSPVQHLFNIREHILMKNLMNVRNARRPSSIMHI from the coding sequence ATGCAAAGAAATGCAATGTATTTAAAGAATGTGGCAGAGACTGCTTGTAACTTTCAACTAACTCAATATCAAATAAGTCATGCTAAtcagaaaccctatgaatgtcaGATATGTGGAAAGCCCTTTAGAAAGCGTGCCCACCTTACCCAACATAATCGAATTCACACTGGTGGGAAACCATATGAATGCAAAGAATGTGGGAAAGTGTTTATCTGTTGTTCAACATTGATTCAACATAAGAGAACTCACACTagtgagaaaccctatgaatgtctGGAATGTAGAAAGACGTTTAGGCGGAGTGCACATCTTATTCGACATCAAAGaattcatactggtgagaaaccttATAAATGTAAGCAATGTTGGAAGGCCTTTGCTTCTGTTTCTGATTTAATAGACATCGGAAAATTCACACTGATGAGAGACTTTACGAATGTACAGAATGTGGGAAGGCATTTAACAATCGCTCAACTCTTATTCagcatcagagaattcacactggtgAGAAGTCCtttgaatgtaaggaatgtggcaaagcattcaataaTTGCTCAACACTTATTCAACACCAGAGAACTCATACTAATGAGAAATCTTATGAATGTCAGGAATGTAAAAAGGCTTTTAGGCAAAGTGCACATCTTACTCAACATCAAAGaattcatactggtgagaaaccaTATgagtgtaaggaatgtgggaaggctTTCACTTGTGTTTCTGATTTTAATagacatcagagaattcacactggtgaaaaaccctatgaatgtaaagaatgtggtaGAGCTTTTAACAATTGTTCAGCTCTTATTCAACaccagagaattcacactggtgAGAAGGCTTATGAATGTAAGCAGTGTGGGAAGGTTTTTGTCTCCTGTCCAACACTTGTTCAACATCAGAGAACACATACTAATGAAAAACCTTATGAATGTCAGGAATGCAAGAAGGCCTTCAAGCATAATGCACATCTAA
- the LOC107969584 gene encoding zinc finger protein 566 isoform X2, translated as MRYQRIHSGEKPYECNECGNAFICFFDFNRHRRIHKGEKPYQCKECGKVFNNYPTLTQHQRIHTSVKPYECKECGKTFTWLSNLNKHQTIHTGDKPYECKDCKKAFLCYSTFIQHYRTHTNEKPYECQECSKAFKQRAHLSQHQNIHTGEKPYEFKECGKAFACFLP; from the coding sequence ATGAGATATCAGAGAATTCACAGtggggagaaaccctatgaatgtaatgaatgtgggaatgccttcatttgtttttttgattttaATAGACATCGGAGAATTCACAAAGGAGAGAAACCCTATCAGtgtaaagaatgtgggaaggTTTTCAATAATTATCCAACTCTTACTCAACATCAAAGAATTCATACCAGTgtgaaaccctatgaatgtaaggaatgtggaaagACCTTTACTTGGCTTTCAAACTTGAATAAACATCAGACAATTCACACTGGTGacaaaccctatgaatgtaaagaTTGTAAAAAAGCTTTTCTTTGttattcaacatttattcaaCACTATAGAACTCATACTaatgagaaaccctatgaatgtcaGGAATGCAGCAAGGCCTTTAAGCAGAGAGCCCATCTTAGTCAACATCAAAATattcatactggtgagaaaccctatgagtttaaggaatgtgggaaggcctttGCTTGTTTCCTACCTTAA